The sequence below is a genomic window from Gossypium hirsutum isolate 1008001.06 chromosome A11, Gossypium_hirsutum_v2.1, whole genome shotgun sequence.
aaaattaatcttaatttatattttgaatgttatttttattattatataatttttttaaaattttgaagagtcACACTAAAGAAGTTAATAGGAATTTAATGATGGTAATGAATTgacctaattttaaaaatttaaaaaaaacttaaatttttaaaattaaaaataaatagataaaattttaaataaacggaatatataaaaacttaaaatatatattaaaatttaaatgtttactgcataaaataaaatatgtattgaAATGTGATGAAGTAAATAATAGTATGAAAATCAGGAGATGATGGCTTGAATTGACACTTTCAAAACAATGATGAAGTAAATAATAGTATGAAAATCAGGAGATGATGGCTTGAATTGACACTTTCAAAACAATCTTTTTCTACTTGGACGTAAAATGGAGAGAAAATCTTATATATATTCCCCATTTCTAATTCAGTATTGAAGCAGATTCCCAACAAACCACCTGCAACCATCTTTATTTCACAACATCCAATcttcaattatataataaacGAATACAACCAAAAAATTGAGAGGAAAAGCATGTGCCCACTATCAACGACTATTCGTCAATGTGCTTtgagaaaattataaatttaatattaaacaaaagatttcatttaataaatattaattcagtaaataataaaaattaatttattctaatttaatcttatttaattCTTTTCAATAATATCCTTTAATAGTCTACCAACTAAATTGATAAAGTTTATATAATAGAGGGACGTGTAGGGTGCATTTGCCAAAAAGAAAGTGAATATTCGTTAATGTGTaagagaaaaatcaaagaaataatatgaaaagaaaagaaaagaaaagcaaccgcgtcttttatatatatatatcactttTTTACATAAAAGCAACCGCGTTGAAGAAACGCAAAGCCAATCACGTCACCATTCAACAATAAAtgggattttaaaatttaaatgataatATCTTCATCTTTTTCCTATAAATATTGGGTAGAACAATTATGATAGGTAACTCATCCTCAAACATCCCCCGCCCCTAAAAAATCTCactcatataatttaaattcGAAGAATCTGCTACACCAAAGGTAAATCACAAAACCCATTTCTCTTCCTTacatcttttctttccttttcaacaATTGCATCTTTTGCTTTCGATCCCAAATTCTGGGTTTCCTCTTCTGTCCATCAGTCAATTCATGTAAGCTTTCCCTTTCTTATTTTTGGTGTTTCTTTGATCtttaatttccatattttttcccgattttactaatttaaatttttttaatctttgtattttctatggatttctttttgttttaattatttttgacatAAAATAACTTGAATTGGTTTTAAAAAAGTTGGTGCTTGCGGTGTTTAATCACTTTCTTCTTGTTTGTTTGTATTGTAAGTATATTCATGTGGTATTCTAATGTCGTGTCAAATTTCATTTGTTAGTTTGCAACATGGTTCTTGATCTGATACTATGATactttctaacttttttttttactgtaTAGAATCTGATCAAGTTAATCACGTTAGTTAATATCAGACTGAGTAGCACAATTAGATCATTAATTCATTGTTAATGGAACTGGAAAACTCGTCTCTTTCTCATAAACGGTTCTTAAGTTTACAATACATTGTAGATTATGAAGCTTGAATGCTGTTGAATCTTATTGATATTcacaattataataaaacattagGCAAGCTCTAATTAGTCTGCTAATTTTATAAAGTCTGTTAATattattccttttcttttattttcttttgtttgaatTGTGTTTTAGCTGACAATGCTTTGTTTCTTTGACTCATAACAGACTAGTTACTCGAATTCGTTAATTTTAAGTCGAAGAAAAATGGGAGGTGGTAGGGAAGGCGAATCAAGTGACAAAGGGCTGTTTTCTCATCTTGCTGGCTATGCCGCCGGACATTATCCTCCGCCTGGATCCTACCCTCCACAAGGATATCCTCCTCAAGGATATCCCCCACAAGGATACCCACCGGCTGGATATCCTCCACCAGCGGGATATCCTCCACATGGCGGATACCCACCTGCAGGGTATCCTCCTCATGGAGGATACCCTCATCCACCTCATGGTGGATATCCACCAGCTGGTTATCCTGGTATGCTCCATCACCCTTCATTATGGGTCCTCTGCCTGCTGTTACATTTGCCTCGTATATCAATGAGTTGACATGAATGGTAAAATTTTACAGGACACGGTTCGCATGGACCTGGGATGGGAGGATTATTAGCCGGTGCTGGGGCTGCGGCTGCTGCTCTTTACGGGGCTCACCATTTGTCACATGGAGCTCATCATCTTGCACATGGGGGATACTATGGCCATGGTCACGGAAAATTTAAACATGGGAAATTTAAGCACGGGAAATTTGGGAAGCGGTGGAAGCATGGCATGTTTGGTAAACATAAGGCCAAGTTCTTTGGCAGGAAGTGGAAGTAAATAGTCCCGTCTCCCATGTCCCATACGAATCTTATCATACTAGTATGCTCTTTTAACAGTTACTGACATGGTTGCCCTCTAATAAACATGGATTTGTTTCGCTTGTTATTTGTGACTGGCATGCTAATATTATCACAGTGCGTATATATGTGCTGTTGGTTTTATATATATTGGAAATGGAGTTGCTATGTGTGTGTCATATATTGTATATATGATTATGTTCATTTTTTGTTACTCATGTGTGAAGAGTAACCGGTGATCACATTAACCCAATGTATTAACCAGTCCAGTTGATTGCCTGATTGatgagaaattgaaaatagccAGGCCATTTGATGGGTGCAGCTGGACATTAGTA
It includes:
- the LOC107891059 gene encoding glycine-rich protein A3, with protein sequence MGGGREGESSDKGLFSHLAGYAAGHYPPPGSYPPQGYPPQGYPPQGYPPAGYPPPAGYPPHGGYPPAGYPPHGGYPHPPHGGYPPAGYPGHGSHGPGMGGLLAGAGAAAAALYGAHHLSHGAHHLAHGGYYGHGHGKFKHGKFKHGKFGKRWKHGMFGKHKAKFFGRKWK